Proteins encoded in a region of the Balnearium lithotrophicum genome:
- a CDS encoding metallophosphoesterase family protein, translating to MKYFISDTHFFHKNILKLCPLKRFPEFEKEILENLKKTLKPQDTLYHLGDFSWVDSEELLRDWTEIPGRKVLIKGNHDWKFKNLPLYFDEIVEFSEIIEIRGKKVLLCHFPSKDLRTYRFLELQKKVTEIYHSKNCSLLIHGHVHWNPFCVFCGCHLNRVKCINVNVEFTGFRALSEEEMPL from the coding sequence TAAAACTCTGTCCTCTTAAGAGATTTCCTGAATTTGAAAAAGAAATCCTTGAAAATCTAAAGAAAACTTTAAAACCACAGGATACACTCTACCATTTGGGAGATTTCTCATGGGTAGATTCTGAGGAACTCCTTAGAGATTGGACAGAGATTCCAGGAAGGAAGGTTCTAATAAAGGGAAACCACGACTGGAAGTTTAAAAACTTACCTCTTTACTTTGATGAGATTGTTGAATTTTCAGAAATAATTGAAATTAGGGGAAAGAAAGTCCTCCTATGCCACTTTCCTTCTAAGGATTTGAGAACCTACAGATTTTTAGAGCTCCAGAAGAAAGTTACAGAGATTTACCACTCCAAAAACTGTTCCTTACTAATCCACGGGCATGTCCACTGGAATCCATTCTGCGTTTTCTGCGGCTGCCACTTAAATCGTGTAAAATGCATCAACGTAAATGTTGAGTTTACAGGCTTCAGAGCTCTGTCTGAGGAGGAAATGCCGCTGTGA